In Aeromicrobium sp. A1-2, the DNA window GTCAACGATCGACGCGTCGTGCGTCGCCATGACCACGGTGGTGTCGGTGCGGTTGATCTGGTCGAGCAGCTTCATGATGCCGACGCTGGTGTTGGGGTCGAGGTTGCCGGTCGGCTCGTCCGCGATCAGGATCATCGGGCGGTTGACGAACGCACGGGCGACGGCGACGCGCTGCTGCTCGCCACCGGACAGCTCGTCGGGCATCCGATGCCCCTTGCCGTCCAGACCGACCATCTCGAGCGTCTCGGGCACGAGCTTGTTGATCTCGCTGCGTGGCTTGCCGATGACCTGCAACGCGAAGGCGACGTTCTCGGTCACCGTCTTGTTGGGGAGCAGCCGGAAGTCCTGGAACACGGTGCCGACCTGGCGGCGCAGCTTGGGCACCTTCCAGCTCGAGAGCTTGTTGATCTCCTTGCCCGCGACATAGACCCGACCACTGGTCGGGCGCGCCTCGCGCAGGATCAGTCGCAGGAAGGTCGACTTGCCCGAGCCGGATGAGCCGACGAGGAAGACGAACTCGCCCTTCTCGATCTCCAGGTCGACGGCATCGAGCGCAGCGCGCTTCTGGCCGGGATAGGTCTTGGTGACCTTGTCGAATCGAATCACCCGTCGAGTCTAGGCAGGTCGGGCCACGGGCGGGCGAAGGCTCGCCCCGGTGGCCGCCACGCGGTCTGCCGTGTCGTCGCCCGTGCGACACACCAATCGACCACGAGGGACAATGTCGACACCCACCTTTCTTCGGCCCTGGAGCCACGATCGGCCCGGGCATCCACGCACCCGCCGAGCACCACCGTCGTGAGGAACTGCACATGACCGACACACGTAGCGAGCTCGGGATCGGCATGGTCGGCTACGCCTTCATGGGCGCCGCCCACTCCCAGGCCTGGCGCACTGCACCCGCCTTCTTCGACCTGCCGCTCCACCCGCGCATGACCGCGATCTGTGGCCGCAACGAGGCCGCCGCGGCCGAGGTCGCGCGCCGGTTCGGCTGGGAGTCCGTCGAGACCGACTGGCGGGCGCTGCTGACTCGCGACGACATCGATGTCATCGACATCTGCACGCCGGGCAACACGCATGCCGAGATCGCGATTGCCGCCCTCGAGGCCGGCAAGCACGTCCTGTGCGAGAAGCCTCTGGCCAACACCGTCGAGGAGGCCGAGGCCATGGCGGCTGCCGCGAGCGCGGCCGCGCAGCATGGCGTACGCGCGATGGTCGGCTTCAGCTATCGCCGCACCCCGGCAGTGGCCCTGGCCCAGCAGCTCGTGACGTCGGGCCGGATCGGCACGGTGCGCCACGTACGCGGTCAGTACCTGCAGGACTGGCTCGCAGACGAGAACGCGCCACTGAGCTGGCGGCTCGACAAGTCGCTGGCCGGCTCCGGCGCGCTCGGGGACATCGGGGCACACATCATCGACATGGCGCAGTTCGTCACCGGCTCGGCCATCGCCTCGGTGAACGGACTGATGGAGACGTTCGTCAAGACCCGCCCGATCGCGGGCACAAGCGCGACGCTCGGCGGCATCTCCTCCGGCGACGCAGAGCGCGGACCGGTGACCGTCGACGATGCGGCCGCCTTCACCGCTCGATTCGCCAGCGGCGCCATCGGCGTCTTCGAGGCGACCCGGTTCGCGACCGGGCGCAAGAACGCGCTGCGGCTCGAGATCAACGGCACCCTCGGCTCGATCGCGTTCGACCTGGAGGACATGAACGTCCTCGAGCTGTTCGACGCGACCGAGGACCCCGCGATCGCCGGCTTCCGCCGGATCCTGGTGACCGAGGCCTCCCACCCCTACATCGCCGCGTGGTGGCCGCCCGGGCACGGGCTCGGCTACGAGCACGGGTTCACCCACCAGGTCGTCGACCTGGTCAGCGACATCGCGAGAGGTGCCGACCCCACGCCGTCGTTCGCCGACGGTCTGGCGGTGCAGCGCGTGCTCGCGGCGGTCGAGGCCAGCGCCTCCGACGGCACGACCCATCAGACGGGTGCCGCCTCCGACTGATCCGTCAGCAGCGGGTCAGATGCCCTGCTCGCGGCGCCAGCGGATCCCGGCCTCGATGAAGTCGTCGATCTCGCCGTCGAGGACGCCCTGGGTGTTGCCGGTCTCGAACTCGGTCCGCAGGTCCTTGACCATCTGGTAGGGGTTGAGGACGTAGTTGCGCATCTGGTCACCCCACGATGCCTGCACGTCGCCGCGCAGCTCGTCGATGTGTGCCCGCTCCTCGGCCTTCTTGAGCGCCAGCAGCTTGGCCTTGAGGATCACCATCGCGCTGGCCTTGTTCTGCAGCTGGCTCTTCTCGTTCTGGCAGCTCACGACGGTGCCGGTCGGGATGTGGGTCAGCCGCACGGCCGAGTCGGTCGTGTTGACGCTCTGGCCACCGGGGCCCGAGGACCGGAAGACGTCGACCCGCACCTCGTCCTCGGGGAGGTCGATCTCGTCGGTCTCCTCCAGCACCGGCACGACCTCGACCGCGGCGAACGACGTCTGTCGGCGGCCCTGGTTGTCGAATGGGGAGATGCGGACCAGACGGTGGGTGCCGGCCTCGACCGACAGCGTGCCGTACGCATAGGGCGCCTTGACCGCGAACGTCGTCGACTTGATGCCGGCCTCTTCGGCGTAGGACGTGTCGTAGACCTCGACGGTGTAGCCGTGACGCTCGGCCCAGCGGATGTACATGCGCTGCAACGAGAGTGCGAAGTCGGCGGCGTCGACGCCTCCGGCGCCCGAACGGATCGAGACCAGCGCGTCGCGCTCGTCGTACTCCCCCGACAGCAGGGTGCGGACCTCGAGGGTGTCGATCGCCTTCTTGATCCGGACGAGCTCACGCTGGACCTCGGCGGCGGCCTCGGCGTCACCCTCCTCGAGGGCCATCTCGTGCATGATGTCGATGTCGTCGAGCCGCTCGCGCAGGCCCATGACGCGCTCGACCTCGGACTGCAGGACCGAGAGACGTCCGGTCACGCGCTGGGCGTTGGCCTGGTCGTCCCACAGGTCGGGTGCGCCGACCTGCTCCTGGAGGTCGTCGATCTCCTTGCGGATGGCGTCGAGATCCAAGACCTTCTCGATCGAGGTCAGGGTCGCGTCGAGGGCCTTGGTCTGCTCAGTGAAGTCCGGTGTTGCCACCCGTCGAGGTTACAGGGGAACCTCAGATGCTCTTGCGGCGGAACTCCGGGGACTGCGTCGGGCCGTTGGCGCCGTGAGACTTCTCGCTGCCGTCGTGCTCGGCGCCCTCGGCCGTCGCGTGGTGCTGGTTCTTCTTCTTCGCCAGCGCCTCACGGAACTTGGCCTTCATGTCGGTCTTCTGGTCGTTACCTTCTGATTCAGCCATGCGCCCACCATATGCCCATGTGTGGTGGGATCGACCCATGAGCGACGGCTGCCTGTTCTGCGACATCATCGCCGGCACGGTCCCGGCATCCATCGTGCTGGAGACCGAGAACGTCGTGGGGTTCCTCGACGTGCGCCCGGTCTTCAAGGGCCACACCCTGCTCGTGCCGCGCCGGCACGTCGTGACGCTCTCGGACCTGCCCGAACCGCTCATCGTGCCGCTGTTCTCGTCCGCGCAGCGCGTCGCCGACGCCGTGACCTCAGGCCTTGGCGCCCAGGGAACGTTCGTCGCGATGAACAACGTCGTCTCGCAGAGCGTCGCCCACCTGCACGTGCACGTCGTTCCGCGCACCAAAGGCGATGGGCTGCGTGGCTTCTTCTGGCCCCGGACCAAGTACGCGGACGGCGAGGCCGAACAGTACGCCGCGACGCTTCGGGAGGCGCTCGCATGAGCACGACCCGCGAGGAGGCTGCGGCCAAGGCGCGACATGTGCTCGGCGCCGAGCCCCGATACCACCCCGACGCCGAGCTCGAGGGCGACACCATCTGTGGTGGCTACGCATTCGTCGCCGGCGATGCCGCCGCGATCATCGGCTTCGACGGTGGTTACCAGACCAGCATGCTCGTGCTGGCCGGCGAGACGATGGAAACCCTGATCGCCGGCTGGCTCGTGGAGCAGAGGCATCGCCACTCGACCCATGCCTGCCCGATCTGCGGCGCGACCACGTTCCACACCGGCCGCTACCCGGCCTCGGTGTGCCCCGAATGCCACGCACGTGCGGCTGATCGTGGCGGGCGCCGGATCGTCGGATACAACGAGGGGATCTCCGGCGGGCTGATCGTCTTCTACGCGGAGGCCACCGGCGGACCGCAGACCGAGATCGCCGCGGAGGTCCTCGCCACCGGCCGCTGCTGGATCGACGGCATCGAGTGCACGATCGGCGAGGCGCGCTTCGGCGGGGTTGTCATCGAGGCCCTCGCTCCGCCAGCCTGAGCCGCTGTGCGCGGCGGCGCCGAGCACGGTGCGTGAGCTTCCGCTGGCACGGCCCGTGGCAACGTGTCTCCAGGTCGAAATCACTCGGACCGCAGGTAGAATTGTTGAAATTTTGACTCTTTCGGCCGCGCCTGTGGAACAGTTGTGACATCGGGAACATGTTGAGGAGGACCCGTGCCAGCCGACCCAACAGTTCGCGTTCCGACATCGACCGAACCCGTCATCGTGACGGGCCACGGCGACCTCACCGATGACCTCGTGGCCACCTCGGTCTGGACCGACGAGCAGGTCGCCGCGGCCGGAATACCTGTGGTCGATGTCCCCTTCGTGACGGTCGGCGGTGGCATCGGTTCATTCGTGATGTTCGACTACCTGCGAATCGCGGGTGTGCCCAAGGACCAGCTCAAAGTCCTCGGCATCAACGACGCGCCGTGGTCGACGTACGAGTACCTCACCCGCAACTCACAGATTCCCCGCGGGGAGAGGCTGCGCTCAGACTCGGCGTCGACCCCCGACTGCATCTGGGGATTTCCCAGCTATGCGGTGCGTGAGGCCCTCGCAGCCAAGGGCCTCCGGAACAAGCTCGGGCCGTTGTGGACGGTGTTGACCGAGCCCATCTTGTCGGACTACTACACGCCTCGCGCGGGTCAGGCCTTTGCGTCGATGGAGCGGGAAACGGCTCGAGTCGGCTATTTCGACTGCCTCGAGAAGGGCCTGGTCCGGATGGTCCGGAAACGTCGTGGCGGTGGGTACTTCACGGTGCTGACGCCACCCGAGGGGACCACTGCGACCCGGCGGGTTGCGTATCGGAGCCGTTGGGTCCACCTCGCCGTCGGGTATCCGGGACTCAAGTTTCTCGACGACCTCCAGACGTACCGCGACGCCTATCAGGACTACGCGAGCGTCGTGAACGCGTACGAACCACACGAAGGCGTGTACGAAGAACTCCGCCGGCATCCGGGCACGGTCGTGATCCGCGGCAGCGGCATCGTGGCCTCACGCATCCTGCAACGGTTGATCGACGACCGCGACAAGCACGGACTGCAGACCCAGATCGTGCACGTGTTCCGCACGTACGTCAGCGGCGCCCAGGGCAAGAGCGTGTTCATGCGGCGGCCGGGCGGCCACGGCTGGTCCTACCAGGGGTTCAACTATCCGAAGTCGGTCTGGGGCGGACAGCTCAAGACGAAGATGCGGCGGCTCGAGGGCGAGGACCGAGCTGCGCTCTACAAGGCGATCGGAGGAACCAACACACCTGTGCGCAAGCTCTGGCGCGAGCAGCTCGCCAGAGGTCGGGCCGAAGGCTGGTATCGCACCGTGACGGGCCAGGTCGAGTCCGTCATGCCGGCCCCTGGAGGCGGAACAACCACCCGTAT includes these proteins:
- the ftsE gene encoding cell division ATP-binding protein FtsE, whose product is MIRFDKVTKTYPGQKRAALDAVDLEIEKGEFVFLVGSSGSGKSTFLRLILREARPTSGRVYVAGKEINKLSSWKVPKLRRQVGTVFQDFRLLPNKTVTENVAFALQVIGKPRSEINKLVPETLEMVGLDGKGHRMPDELSGGEQQRVAVARAFVNRPMILIADEPTGNLDPNTSVGIMKLLDQINRTDTTVVMATHDASIVDQMRKRVIELENGLVVRDEARGIYGYQN
- a CDS encoding Gfo/Idh/MocA family protein; this encodes MTDTRSELGIGMVGYAFMGAAHSQAWRTAPAFFDLPLHPRMTAICGRNEAAAAEVARRFGWESVETDWRALLTRDDIDVIDICTPGNTHAEIAIAALEAGKHVLCEKPLANTVEEAEAMAAAASAAAQHGVRAMVGFSYRRTPAVALAQQLVTSGRIGTVRHVRGQYLQDWLADENAPLSWRLDKSLAGSGALGDIGAHIIDMAQFVTGSAIASVNGLMETFVKTRPIAGTSATLGGISSGDAERGPVTVDDAAAFTARFASGAIGVFEATRFATGRKNALRLEINGTLGSIAFDLEDMNVLELFDATEDPAIAGFRRILVTEASHPYIAAWWPPGHGLGYEHGFTHQVVDLVSDIARGADPTPSFADGLAVQRVLAAVEASASDGTTHQTGAASD
- the prfB gene encoding peptide chain release factor 2 — its product is MATPDFTEQTKALDATLTSIEKVLDLDAIRKEIDDLQEQVGAPDLWDDQANAQRVTGRLSVLQSEVERVMGLRERLDDIDIMHEMALEEGDAEAAAEVQRELVRIKKAIDTLEVRTLLSGEYDERDALVSIRSGAGGVDAADFALSLQRMYIRWAERHGYTVEVYDTSYAEEAGIKSTTFAVKAPYAYGTLSVEAGTHRLVRISPFDNQGRRQTSFAAVEVVPVLEETDEIDLPEDEVRVDVFRSSGPGGQSVNTTDSAVRLTHIPTGTVVSCQNEKSQLQNKASAMVILKAKLLALKKAEERAHIDELRGDVQASWGDQMRNYVLNPYQMVKDLRTEFETGNTQGVLDGEIDDFIEAGIRWRREQGI
- a CDS encoding DUF5302 domain-containing protein, producing MAESEGNDQKTDMKAKFREALAKKKNQHHATAEGAEHDGSEKSHGANGPTQSPEFRRKSI
- a CDS encoding HIT family protein, translating into MSDGCLFCDIIAGTVPASIVLETENVVGFLDVRPVFKGHTLLVPRRHVVTLSDLPEPLIVPLFSSAQRVADAVTSGLGAQGTFVAMNNVVSQSVAHLHVHVVPRTKGDGLRGFFWPRTKYADGEAEQYAATLREALA